The segment CCGTGTGCCTGAATGTTCAGTGCGAGAAATCAACGCTTTATGGCAACTTCAAGCCATACACGTTCCGGTCCTTGGCATTCAAGTACGCCAGATTCTTGCCATCTGGTGAAAGGGTCCACTGGTCGTAACTGATTTTCCCCGAGAGCTTCACCAGAGGCTGCATTTGCTTTTGCCCGACATTCCAGCGGTACACAGTGTGCCTATCCGGTGTGGTTTTCAGGGGCACCAGCAGCAAGGTGCTCGGGTCCTTCCAGCGGTAAGACCCAAAACCCGGAACGGGCTGTTTCTCACCCTGAGCATTCACCACAAAAAGGCCATTCTTGCGGTCCTTGTTGAAGGCCAGAAAGTAAGCCACCCATTTCCCTGAAGGAGAAATGCTCACCCCACGGATGTTGAGGGCCGTCTCCAGCTTTCGGGTCTGGCCTGACTTCAAATCCAGCGTGTACAGCACCCGACTGTCCGAAGTGCGACTGGATTTCCCCAGCAACAACAAGGTGTTCTGGTCCAGGAAACCCTGAGCTCCACCCCCATACAGGGTGGTCAGCGTGCGAGGCTGCTGCCCAAAAGCCGAAATCCTCACCCGGGTCTGGCGTTCATCAAAATTCCCGGTGCTCTGGGTTTCATTCCACACAAAACGCGACTCATCCGGAGACCACAGCACATTCGACACCTCCGAGGAAAGGTTCACCACCTTCCCATCCGACAGGCGTTTGATGCGGGTGCCTGAACTTGTGGCCGGAAGCACCTGATGCCTGAGAGACGGCGAATAAAACCCCAGAGGCAAAGCAGGCACAGGCTTCTTCTGCGGACCTGCCACATACCACCCCACAGGACTCTGGGCATTCGGACGGTCAATGAACAAGACCTGCTTGCTGTCCGGCGTGAACACCGGAAGCACACAACACCCCCCCGAGGTGATCCGGGTGTCTTTCTCTGGCCACACCACACTTGCAGGCTGGTAACCCACAAAATTCCCCCCCTGAGGGGTGTTCTGCACCCGGTCGGGCGGCCAACTGAGTGCAAACGCATTCAAAAGGCCCCCTCCCCTTCTGGCATCTGGCTGATCCTCAGGGTGCTGCCACTTCCGCACGTTTGCCAGGTCACGCTGAAAGCCTCTGGAGAATCCCCCCTGCACAAACAAGGTGTCCCAATCGGCCTTGATGTAAGGAATGGGGTTGAAAAACCGCACATGGCTGGAATCCCGGATCTCCAGATGCAAATGCGGCGCACCCCGGCAGGTGAACTGGCTGTCCCCACTCAGGCCCACCACCTGCCCACGCTTCACCCGGGTCCCCACCTTCAGATCCGAACGCCTCAGCAGGTGCCCATACAAACTCGACAAACCGTTCCCATGGTCAATCACCAGATTGTGCGGAGGTGAGCCGTGCGATCCATCCACCTCCTGCACCACCCCATCCCCAATCGCCACCACCGGTGTCCCACACGCCGCCGAAAAATCCAGACCAAAATGAATCCCCTGCCCTGCCCGGTACGTGGAATTCCTCTGGCGGTACGCCCCCGTGGTGTTCCCATACACCTGCCCGAGCAACCAGGTGTCCGGACCCGGCGGGTCCCTGAACGGCAAACCAAACTGCTCCTTCGGCTCAGGCAAACGGCTGTCAGGAATGGGACTTCCGGTGTGCGCAAAACCCGTCGCACCCACAGCAAGAAACACCAGCAAAAACAAAGGACGCATCATGATCAACATTGTGCAACTCTGGCTGAGGACCACATGATGAACGGACTCGGGTTGGTGTGCTGGTCTGCAATTGCAAACAGGTTATCATCCACAGAAGTTGCAAAAACGCATTGTCATTGGAGCCATGGTCATCTTCGGGGTGCTCTGGGTGCA is part of the Deinococcus misasensis DSM 22328 genome and harbors:
- a CDS encoding M23 family metallopeptidase; translated protein: MMRPLFLLVFLAVGATGFAHTGSPIPDSRLPEPKEQFGLPFRDPPGPDTWLLGQVYGNTTGAYRQRNSTYRAGQGIHFGLDFSAACGTPVVAIGDGVVQEVDGSHGSPPHNLVIDHGNGLSSLYGHLLRRSDLKVGTRVKRGQVVGLSGDSQFTCRGAPHLHLEIRDSSHVRFFNPIPYIKADWDTLFVQGGFSRGFQRDLANVRKWQHPEDQPDARRGGGLLNAFALSWPPDRVQNTPQGGNFVGYQPASVVWPEKDTRITSGGCCVLPVFTPDSKQVLFIDRPNAQSPVGWYVAGPQKKPVPALPLGFYSPSLRHQVLPATSSGTRIKRLSDGKVVNLSSEVSNVLWSPDESRFVWNETQSTGNFDERQTRVRISAFGQQPRTLTTLYGGGAQGFLDQNTLLLLGKSSRTSDSRVLYTLDLKSGQTRKLETALNIRGVSISPSGKWVAYFLAFNKDRKNGLFVVNAQGEKQPVPGFGSYRWKDPSTLLLVPLKTTPDRHTVYRWNVGQKQMQPLVKLSGKISYDQWTLSPDGKNLAYLNAKDRNVYGLKLP